A genomic window from Brassica oleracea var. oleracea cultivar TO1000 chromosome C8, BOL, whole genome shotgun sequence includes:
- the LOC106310412 gene encoding uncharacterized protein LOC106310412: protein MVNALDLQSFILRARVLKLYRQALKIAHRAPPQARGELKQSIRQEIEKNSECKDKQKIRYLISEGLERIKQLDEMLDMQGH from the exons ATGGTCAATGCCTTAGATTTGCAGAGCTTTATTCTCAGAGCTCGAGTGCTTAAACTTTACAGGCAAGCTTTGAAGATAGCTCACAGAGCTCCTCCTCAGGCTAGAG GGGAATTAAAACAGAGTATTAGGCAAGAGATAGAGAAGAACAGTGAGTGCAAGGACAAGCAAAAGATCAGGTATTTGATTAGTGAAGGATTAGAGAGGATTAAACAACTTGATGAGATGTTGGACATGCAAGGCCATTGA